The stretch of DNA GTCACGCGAGTGCACGTTCACGCTCAGGCGCTCGGCGCTGATGGCCGCGCTGACCCCGGCCAGGCGTACCGCAAAGGTGTTCTTGCCGTTGCCGCTCGTCACCGCCTGCAGGCGGTATTGCCCGGCGGGCAGGTCCCGATCGAGCAGGGTTTCCCAGGCGTGTTCGCCGGGGGCAAAGGTCCGGCTCAGCAGCGCTTTGCCGTCACTGCCCAGCAGGGTGAAGGTGGTGGTCACGTCGCTGCGGCCGGCGTCGTACTGCTCATCGCCGTAATAGGTGTCGCTGCGGTAATCACCCTTGTCCACGCGGGGGCTGTAGAGTTCCAGGCGCACGCGGCCGGCAAGCGGCACGTCCAGCGTAAGGTTCTGGTCCCCGACGGTCCACATCAGGCGGTCCCCGACCGTGGTCAGGGGCAGGCTGGTGCTGAGGTCCTGCGCCGTACCGATACCGGAGGCCAGCAGGGCCGTCAGCAGGGCGGCAAGGCACTTGGGGCTTGATTTCACGTTAATACCTCCAGCTCAGTGACGGGTCGGTGGTGGCCGCGCGCGGCCCGCCGGTCCAGTCGAAGCGGTAGGTGAGATTCAGTTCACCGGCAGCCAAATTACCGCTGTAGGTATTACGACCTTCTTTCAGCGCGGCGCCGTCCGGGAGGGGGTCGAGCAGGGTCACGGCCTCCAGTGCACGCGGGGTCACCACGCGCAGGGTGACCATGTAACCGCCTGCCTCCCTGTACACCGCCTTCTCGACGCGTACGTCTCCCACGACCAGCACCGTGTCGCGCAGGGCGTCAATGTCGCCGCCCAGGGGCGCCAGCGGAAAGTCCACGCTGGTCAGGCCCCGCACGAACACCGTCTGGGTACCGCTCAGGCCGCCGTCCTGCGGAACGTGCAGCGGGGGAAACGGCGCTGAGGCCGGATCCAGACGCAGGGCGTGCGTGCCGTAAGGCACGTTGGGGAAGGAGTAGCGCCCGCCGGGATCGGTGAGCACCTGCCGCCCCCCAGCCAGCAAGACGCGCGCGCCCTGCACTGGAGTATCAAGCGGAGCATCGAACAGGCCGTTGCGGTTGCGGTCCACGAATACGGTGCCTACCAGGTCGGCGTTCGGCGAGAACTTCAGGGGGTTGAGCTTGGTTACGGCCGTGGCGCGGTTGCTGGCAATGGCGCGCGCTGCGCCGCCAGCACCGGTGCCCCGCACTTCCACGGTGTTGACAAGCTGACCGGTCGCTTCCGGGGTCACGCGGGTCTGGTAGCTGATGCTTACGGTGCGGCCGGCCGGCAGTTCGGGGACGGTCCAGCGCAGCGCGCCGCCCACGAGTTCGGGGTCGGCCAGCCGCTGGCCGCCCAGGGTGCTGGTGCCGGGAATGTAGTCCAAGCCCCGCGCCGGCGTATCGGTGACCACGGCATCGACAATCGCGGTGGTGGCCGACTGGTTGGTGATGTTCAGGGTGTAGGTCAGACGGTCGCCGAAGGTGGCTTCCAGGGCGCTGACCTCCTTGCGAATGAGCAGCTGGGCGGTCCAGACCGGCGTGAGCACCTCGTTACTGGGCACAGGCGCGCGCAGCTCGGTGCTGACCAGTCTGAAGATGTTGCGTAGGCTCTCGCCGTCCACTGCGCGGGTGGACACCTGGGTCACGGTGGTCAGGGTGCGCGTCTCGCCGGGGGCCAGAGTGCCCAGGGTCCAGGTCACCGTCTGGGCGCCGGCCTGACCACTGAGTACGCCACCGTCTGACGCCGACCGGAAGTCCACATGGGCCGGCAGAGGATCGCTGACCTCTACGTTCGTCAGAGGGCGGGCGTAGGGGTTGCGGACGGTCAGGGTATAGGTGATGGTGTCGCCGGCGGCCACCGTGCTGCCTTCTGGAACGGCGACGGTCTGCCCGCCTGTGCCCTGCGTGGTCGCCATGTAAGCCTTGCGCAGCTCGGGCAGGCCACCTTCGACCGAGGTCACCTGATCGCGGGTGGTGTTGCGGGTGCCGCGCTCCCCGGTAATGGTGATCAGCGCGTCCAGCGCACCGGCCTGCTGCGGCTCATAACACACGCGCACAAAGGCCGTCTGAGCGGGGTCCAGCAGCAGCGGCTGAGTCAGCGGCTGCCCGACCTCATTCTGAAACTCGGCGCGGGCTGCGCCCTGCGGGTAGGTCACGGTCAGGCGGAACGCGTCGCGCACGTCACCGGTGTTCTTGGCGGTGTGGTCAAAGCACACCAGCTGGCCGACCACAGCAAAAGGGGTGGTCTGGGTGTCGGCAGATGTGCCTTCGGGGACCTCGGGGACGCCCAGCGGGCCAATCGCCACACCGGGCAGATAGCGCACGTCGGCGCTGGCACTGCCGCTGACCTCGCGGCCACCGGTGCGCGCTGTGGCGGTGTTGAGAATCACGCGGCCCTCGGCCTGGGCACCCGCCAGCATGCGGAAGGTCAGGCTCAGCGCCGCGCCGGGGGCCAGGCTGGGTACGCGCACCCGCACGCCGCGCACCGGGGCCAGTTCCTGCTCGGTCCAGGTGACGCCGTCCTGGGTGTATTCCAGCGTGCCGAGGTTGGTGCGGGCGCTGCCGGCCACAAACTCCAGGCCCTGCGAGAGCTGATCGGTCAGCAGGTCGGTAAGGATCACTTCACGGCTTTCCCCCTGACCGCTGTTGCGGGTGCTGACGGTAACGGTGGTCTCGGTGCCGGGGCGCACCAGCGACGGGCTGAAGGACTTCTGCACGTCCAGCACGGGCGGCGGCCCCACCCGCACCAGACTCACGTTGTCGCTGTCGGCGCTCTGACCTCCGGCGCAACTGGCGATCAGGTTGACAAAGGCGTCACCCTGCGTCTCGCCCGTGTCGGCCACCAGCAACACACGCGCCGTCTGCTCCGCGCCCAGAGTCACGCTGCTGACCTCGGACTCGCCGGGATTCAGGGCGCCGTCCCCGTTCAGGTCGCGGTAGACGCTCAGGCGCGGCGCAAAGGCGCTGGCCGCCTCGGCGCGGGCGCCCAGGGGCAGCGTCGCCTCAGCGTTCCCTGCGTTCACGACTGTATAGGCGAATACGGCGCGCTCACCTGGCAGCACACTGACCGCCTGACCCGGCGCGCTGACGCTGCCGTTGGGCGTCACACTCACGGCGCACACCGCCTGCACAGCGGTCGAGACCACGTTGCTGATGCTTTCGCCCGGCGTACCGGGGGCGGGCGGGTCGAAGGTGGCGGTGGCCTGGTTGGTAATCACGGTACCGGCTGGTGTGCCGGCCGCGCCCGCCAGACCGCTCAGGGCCAGGAACGCAGTTAGCAGGCGGTGGGTGTGGGAACGGGTCACAAGGGTCTCCTGGATGGGGTGGGGGAACAAGCAGGGCTGAGGCCTTAAAAAGGGGTTCTGATGTTAGAAGGTCTGCTGTTAGAGAGCATGGCGCGCCCCACCAAAGCTGGAGGGCGCGCCGCGAGAGGATTTACTTGACAGTGACGGTGAAGTTCGTGGTCACGGTTTGGCTGGCCGACAGGACGTCGTCGCGGGTGATGTTGATGTCAGCGTTGGTGTCCACACCCACGTCCACGCGGATCACGGCGCTGGCAGCCAAGCCACCAGGCAGAGCGGTGCCGGTCTGCCAGGCGCCGCCGTTGAAGCGGTACAGCACTGTGCCGCCGGCCTGGGTCGTGCTGCTCGAAACGCCGGCGAAGGTGCCGTAGGTGAACA from Deinococcus sp. QL22 encodes:
- a CDS encoding DUF11 domain-containing protein, with product MTRSHTHRLLTAFLALSGLAGAAGTPAGTVITNQATATFDPPAPGTPGESISNVVSTAVQAVCAVSVTPNGSVSAPGQAVSVLPGERAVFAYTVVNAGNAEATLPLGARAEAASAFAPRLSVYRDLNGDGALNPGESEVSSVTLGAEQTARVLLVADTGETQGDAFVNLIASCAGGQSADSDNVSLVRVGPPPVLDVQKSFSPSLVRPGTETTVTVSTRNSGQGESREVILTDLLTDQLSQGLEFVAGSARTNLGTLEYTQDGVTWTEQELAPVRGVRVRVPSLAPGAALSLTFRMLAGAQAEGRVILNTATARTGGREVSGSASADVRYLPGVAIGPLGVPEVPEGTSADTQTTPFAVVGQLVCFDHTAKNTGDVRDAFRLTVTYPQGAARAEFQNEVGQPLTQPLLLDPAQTAFVRVCYEPQQAGALDALITITGERGTRNTTRDQVTSVEGGLPELRKAYMATTQGTGGQTVAVPEGSTVAAGDTITYTLTVRNPYARPLTNVEVSDPLPAHVDFRSASDGGVLSGQAGAQTVTWTLGTLAPGETRTLTTVTQVSTRAVDGESLRNIFRLVSTELRAPVPSNEVLTPVWTAQLLIRKEVSALEATFGDRLTYTLNITNQSATTAIVDAVVTDTPARGLDYIPGTSTLGGQRLADPELVGGALRWTVPELPAGRTVSISYQTRVTPEATGQLVNTVEVRGTGAGGAARAIASNRATAVTKLNPLKFSPNADLVGTVFVDRNRNGLFDAPLDTPVQGARVLLAGGRQVLTDPGGRYSFPNVPYGTHALRLDPASAPFPPLHVPQDGGLSGTQTVFVRGLTSVDFPLAPLGGDIDALRDTVLVVGDVRVEKAVYREAGGYMVTLRVVTPRALEAVTLLDPLPDGAALKEGRNTYSGNLAAGELNLTYRFDWTGGPRAATTDPSLSWRY